The sequence CACAGAGATACATGGCATTCAAATGAGCTTGTTGACTGCCCACTGACTTGTTAGTTTTCTTACCATTTAGCCATTGAACCATTGATTTACGCATACCTCTTAACTTAATTCGCTTGCCTTTATAAGTAAACAACATTGTTAACGCCTCAAAGTTCCATTTGATATCCCCTAAGGTCCATAACCATTGAATTCCCAATACCATTTCACACCCTCCTAACGGCAATAAAACCATGTAACTTTCAAAAGTTTCTCCATTTATCTTCCACTTCAACTTTTGGCATTCGGGTGTACTTTTGATTTGATTACCTCCAGGTATAACCACATTCATAGGCATAATCGACTTAACGGTACACCCTATTCTTTTTGCGGTTtcaagatccaaaaaattgtgtgTACTTTTCGAAATCGATGAGTATGTGAATATGATGTGAATTAATTTGGCCCGTGACACGCATAGTTTGGTAAGTGTTTGTTCCTGTTAAGGCACTTAACGAAATATGTGGGATATATGGAGACATTACATCACTAGGTACTACTACCTCATTGGTCATTTCACCCTCAACAGTTTCATCtaaatcacaatttccttcctcttCTTGACCAATTACTTCAATGTTGTATATTTGCCCAGTACACTTATGACCGGGTGTGTAACGTTCATCACAATAAAAGCACAAGTTTTTTCAACCTTTTTTCTTCATATTCCTTTTGAGATAATCTCTTTTTAGTtacattttggtcatttgctttgaAGGTACTAGAATGAGGTGTATTGGTTAAGGCTAAATGTGTATTGGTAGGTGGTAAAGTAACAGTATTTGCACTTGTCGACCCATATTGCATATGTTTAACACCATAACTAGTATTATTTCTTGGAGTTGGTAAAATAGCGTTGTACCTTTTCTTTGAAATGGCGATAGTATCTTCTTGAAATTTTGATAATCCGTAGGCTTCTTCCAACGTTTTTGGCTTAAACATTCGAACCGTTAGCTCAATTTCTTTTTGAAGTCCACCAAGGAACAAGCTCACTGCTTGTTTGACAGTCAACTCTACCTTGTTTAATAATGCCTCGAATTCCTCATAGTAGCTATCAATCGAACCGGTTTGCCTTAAGTTCTTCAATTCCGCCATAGGATCTTCGATAGTAGTACCAAATCTTTTCAAAATTGCTTGCTCATACACCTCCCAATCAACTTGACCATTGAGCTTTATGAATTGTTGGTGCCATGTTAGGGCTTTTTTGTACAAGTGAATCGATACGATGCGGATCTTTTCTTCGTCTTCTAAATTGTCGATCTCAAAAAATTGCCTGCATCTATACAACCATTCCTTCACATCACTACCGTCAAACCGTGGAAACTCCACCTTCGTAAACCTCGTCAACTGTGAAGAACCATGCCGGTTGCTAGATCCTTCGCCGCCTTTCAATTTTGTTATTTCATCCGTGAACCATTGATGTTGTATCAACACATGATCTATTCTGCCATTAATCGTCGCTATTGCTTGATTAAATTGCGTCATCACAGTTTTCATATATTCCGGCATGTTCTCGTTGCCGGCCACCGCCGATCTGGTAGAAGTCACCATTTTTTCCGATGAACTTGTGTTACTGAATCAATCGCCCAGGAAAGAGCTCTTGATACCACTGTTATTGTACGATCTGGAACTTAATCGAAATCACACAATTACACAAATCAATCTAATAGCTCAAGCTAAGAAACAGAGCTATGGAATTGAATCGTATTTACAATTGGATTGAACTGAGTTTAGGTTTTACAAGAGAGAAGAATTATTAACTGAAAAACTAACTGATTACAAAGTAACTGTACTATTTAAGCTACTAATCAAGTAACAACTTCTTGGCTGTAAAGACGGTTAGCAATTTCTGTTATGAAACGACTCCAGCAGCTCTCGTGTTATGAAACGACTCTAGCAGCTCACGTGCTAAGCTTGTGACTTAATGAACAAGTGCCAGGCACGTTGATCCTGTAACAATTCAAAGATCTAATTTAACTACATAGTATTTGGAAACTAGTCGGATCGAATAGGCAACGATCTAATTGATCTACCCAGTAATGAAAAACACTAAGCAAACACCAACAAACACAACCGAAACATCCAAAAATCGCGTCTTCGCACAACTTCAGCCAAAAGATTTGCCATAAAGTTAAACGCCAAATTGGAATTGTAGGCGAGAACTTGTGACAATTTGATGAAAAACGGGAACCAAACCTAAACAACAAGAACCCGTAAAACCCCTAACCTGTCGAACGCCTACACACAAAATAAGAGTGACCACCAAAAACTTAACACAGTTGAATTAGCCGAAACTCAAAACTCAATAGTACCCAAACAAATTTGAATATGTGATAGTAGAAAGCTAACTCCGCCTGAAATTTCAAGAGAGAGAAACTTCAAGGACAAAACAAATTAAGAGATGTATGAAAACTCATAAGGGGTGACATAAACTCACCGAGCAAAAGAATGCAGAAGAGAATGCAGAGTACCAAAGAAACCAATAATAGTGATAACGCATCTTAACCGGGTTATTTTTAATGAAAAGAATTTGGGGTCGCACATTATATATCTTTTATTCTCTGTATTTTATTATATGGTAGTTATCTTTTATTTCAGATTACGACGGATTTTATTTAATTATTCCGGTGTTGAACGTGTTTGATTTTTCACTCATTTATATGTTTTCTAACGCGTGAATTGTATTAGGCAGTATTATGTGTTGTTGGTATGAATGTGCATTCGATTCTTAAATTGTTAGATTGTAGACATATATGCTGCACTTCTTCAAAGTCTGTATACGTACTTGTATAATGTATTCTGAATTGAGTTTTAAGGTCCTCTAGGAATTGAAGTGTTGAACATAAAATTTTGAATTGAGTTAGTGATTAGGGTGTGTTTGGCGCGTAGCGTattggagcttatggaagcttatgggagcttgagcttatgattttaataagctccaagtcataagcttcgtttggtagacaaaaaaagtagagcttatgaaaatcataagctctgaaaaaataagctacttgtagtagcttatgaaaaaaagtagagcttatgaactgaaaaataagctccagctagtttaccaaacatttataaaaaataataagctctagctaccagcttcaaaaataagctccagctcctgctcataagctccagctccagctccagctactttcgtccaaacacaccctaaTCATTTTTCGAATTTAACTTGAGTAACACTTTCCCCCCTCCACTTTCTGTTCTCCAATTTAAGTCCTTGTCCaattttatttttttcggtttaaGCCCATAACATTGGTTCTATTTATCGAGTCAACAtcaaacgtcgatttattggcgatttAACCGTCGTTTGAAACCTAAATTGAACTTTCAGACAGGTTTAAACCCATGCAAATTTGATTCTACTATTTTCATGCGTTTCACATTTTTTTAACTTACTTATTGACCGGAGAttcattcggaagcaatctctatCTATAATACATTAAGATGAAGGACTTTCTCTACTCTCTACTCTTAAATGTTTTTACTCTGGTAAAGAATATAAAATGATTATCTACATGTTAACTCCCTCGTATCCATCCAACTTTTGTGGTACTATTGTTGTTTGTTGTAAAAAAATATAAAGATAAAACCATAAAGTCTTCATTCAATTTGTCTATCAAACCAAAACCCAAAAACCCTCCCAAACCCCCTTGCCAATATCTTCTTCAGTCTTcataatcatatcctaactaaaagCTCTGTACACCACCATACTGATAATGGCGTCCGTGACTCTCACCACAACCCCTTCTCATCTTACTTCGTCATTTCTTTCTTCTACAGGTTTTCCCCATCACTCGCCCTTATCTGTTTATATATCGCAATTGACGATTTACTACTTCGTATAAATAAATAACAAAATTTTAGAATTTCAATTGCAGAA comes from Rutidosis leptorrhynchoides isolate AG116_Rl617_1_P2 chromosome 4, CSIRO_AGI_Rlap_v1, whole genome shotgun sequence and encodes:
- the LOC139840822 gene encoding uncharacterized protein, whose product is MVTSTRSAVAGNENMPEYMKTVMTQFNQAIATINGRIDHVLIQHQWFTDEITKLKGGEGSSNRHGSSQLTRFTKVEFPRFDGSDVKEWLYRCRQFFEIDNLEDEEKIRIVSIHLYKKALTWHQQFIKLNGQVDWEVYEQAILKRFGTTIEDPMAELKNLRQTGSIDSYYEEFEALLNKVELTVKQAVSLFLGGLQKEIELTVRMFKPKTLEEAYGLSKFQEDTIAISKKRYNAILPTPRNNTSYGVKHMQYGSTSANTVTLPPTNTHLALTNTPHSSTFKANDQNVTKKRLSQKEYEEKRLKKLVLLL
- the LOC139840820 gene encoding uncharacterized protein, translated to MPMNVVIPGGNQIKSTPECQKLKWKINGETFESYMVLLPLGGCEMVLGIQWLWTLGDIKWNFEALTMLFTYKGKRIKLRGMRKSMVQWLNGKKTNKSVGSQQAHLNAMYLCVYPTTLCSMDIDVQKEEKQSEGLTILLNEFNDIFEVPTSLPPKRTFDHRIPLKEGTQPLNIRPYRHPQPKRMRLNPW